A genomic stretch from Frigoribacterium sp. PvP032 includes:
- a CDS encoding SseB family protein has translation MTATENREPTALEQAIRKGQAGEGDMNAVLAEFVNAQVVVATAVDAQDSLNDLQPVLFDREGTPMLAAFTHSDMIGEQVKGVAEYQATIPAAELVQAIPAQTGLVVNPGNSEGFEMLPEGVAQLANDVRELVAAHQAAGSPEPGQPAQPAS, from the coding sequence ATGACCGCTACAGAGAACCGCGAACCGACCGCCCTCGAGCAGGCCATCAGGAAGGGACAGGCAGGAGAGGGCGACATGAACGCCGTCCTCGCCGAGTTCGTCAACGCGCAGGTCGTCGTGGCGACCGCCGTCGACGCCCAGGACAGCCTGAACGACCTGCAGCCGGTGCTGTTCGACCGAGAGGGCACGCCCATGTTGGCCGCCTTCACCCACTCCGACATGATCGGCGAGCAGGTCAAGGGCGTCGCCGAGTACCAGGCCACGATCCCCGCGGCCGAGCTCGTCCAGGCGATCCCGGCGCAGACCGGGCTCGTCGTGAACCCCGGCAACAGCGAGGGCTTCGAGATGCTCCCCGAGGGCGTCGCCCAGTTGGCCAACGACGTGCGCGAGCTCGTCGCCGCGCACCAGGCCGCCGGTTCGCCCGAGCCCGGGCAGCCCGCGCAGCCTGCCTCCTAG
- a CDS encoding putative protein N(5)-glutamine methyltransferase, with the protein MSVSVSGFMIEASLRAAADSASGPRRERVAAGRGPYAGPVVETAGHGARASDEEAVVARLRAAGCVFAEDEARLLLETAAGPELEALVARRTAGEPLEQVLGWAAFDGLRLVVEPGVFVPRRRTELLVRLADAALASGTAPVVVELCCGVGAVATALLRRRPRLEVVAADLDPVAVRCARRNLGDRATVVGGDLFAELPSRLRGRVSVLVANAPYVPTAAIATMPPEARVHESPLALDGGDDGLDLHRRIAAEAGEWLSPTGTLLIETSERQAEATAALFAAAGLVTSVERDDDLDATAVRATRPLA; encoded by the coding sequence ATGTCGGTCTCGGTCAGCGGCTTCATGATCGAGGCGAGCCTACGCGCCGCCGCCGACAGCGCGTCGGGACCGCGCCGGGAGCGCGTCGCCGCGGGACGCGGCCCCTACGCTGGCCCCGTGGTCGAGACGGCGGGGCACGGCGCGAGGGCGTCCGACGAGGAGGCGGTGGTCGCGCGCCTGAGGGCGGCCGGCTGCGTCTTCGCGGAGGACGAGGCGCGCCTCCTGCTCGAGACCGCGGCAGGACCCGAGCTCGAGGCGCTCGTCGCCCGGCGCACGGCCGGCGAGCCGCTCGAGCAGGTGCTCGGCTGGGCGGCCTTCGACGGGCTCCGCCTCGTCGTCGAGCCGGGCGTCTTCGTCCCGCGCCGGCGCACGGAGCTCCTCGTGCGGCTCGCCGACGCGGCGCTCGCCTCCGGCACGGCTCCCGTCGTCGTCGAGCTCTGCTGCGGCGTGGGCGCCGTCGCCACGGCCCTGCTGCGTCGCCGTCCGCGGCTCGAGGTGGTGGCCGCCGACCTCGACCCCGTCGCCGTGCGCTGCGCCCGCCGCAACCTCGGCGACCGGGCGACGGTCGTCGGCGGCGACCTCTTCGCCGAGCTGCCGTCGCGGCTGCGCGGCCGGGTCAGCGTGCTCGTCGCGAACGCGCCCTACGTCCCCACGGCGGCCATCGCGACGATGCCGCCCGAGGCACGCGTGCACGAGTCCCCGCTCGCCCTCGACGGCGGCGACGACGGTCTCGACCTGCACCGCCGCATCGCGGCTGAGGCAGGGGAGTGGCTCTCGCCGACGGGGACGCTGCTGATCGAGACGAGCGAGCGCCAGGCCGAGGCCACGGCCGCCCTCTTCGCGGCGGCGGGCCTCGTCACGTCGGTCGAGCGCGACGACGACCTCGACGCGACCGCCGTGCGCGCGACGCGACCGCTCGCCTGA
- a CDS encoding antibiotic biosynthesis monooxygenase, with product MSVVKINAIHVPEGSGSELESRFAARKHSVDGAPGFEGFQLLRPVSGDARYFVVTTWADEQSFQDWQANGAAAAHAGPPAGHGAAAGQGSEGAEAPRRPVATGADLLEFEVVDL from the coding sequence ATGTCCGTCGTCAAGATCAACGCCATCCACGTCCCCGAGGGCTCGGGCTCCGAGCTCGAGTCGCGCTTCGCCGCCCGCAAGCACTCGGTCGACGGCGCTCCCGGCTTCGAGGGCTTCCAGCTGCTGCGTCCCGTGTCGGGCGACGCCCGCTACTTCGTCGTGACCACCTGGGCCGACGAGCAGTCGTTCCAGGACTGGCAGGCGAACGGCGCGGCCGCCGCGCACGCCGGGCCTCCTGCGGGCCACGGCGCGGCGGCGGGCCAGGGCAGCGAGGGTGCCGAGGCGCCCCGCCGTCCCGTCGCCACCGGCGCCGACCTGCTCGAGTTCGAGGTCGTCGACCTCTGA
- a CDS encoding ABC transporter permease: protein MSPAEPNSTEVQERRGSGLALLGSEVVVLFRRVRTIALLAALALIPILLAVAVRVTTDDAGEGGRGPAFLGDITQNGLFVSLTALTVAIPLFLPLTVGVVAGDTIAGEASLGTLRYLLVTPVGRVRLLLVKYAGAALFCLVGTLVVVVVGAIAGAALFPIGPVTLLSGQTIGLGDYAGRMVLMALYVTISLLGLSAIGLFASTLTSVPVGAMAATIVLSTVAQIVDALPQLDFLDPWLFTHYWLGFADLLRDPISWSNFADNALLQAGYIAVFGALALGRFTTKDVLS from the coding sequence ATGTCGCCGGCTGAGCCGAACTCGACCGAGGTCCAGGAGCGTCGCGGCTCGGGCCTTGCGCTGCTCGGCAGCGAGGTCGTCGTCCTCTTCCGCCGTGTGCGGACCATCGCCCTGTTGGCTGCTCTCGCGCTGATCCCGATCCTGCTCGCCGTCGCCGTCCGTGTGACGACCGACGACGCGGGCGAGGGAGGCCGCGGTCCCGCGTTCCTCGGGGACATCACGCAGAACGGCCTGTTCGTCTCGCTCACGGCCCTCACGGTCGCGATCCCGCTCTTCCTGCCGCTGACGGTGGGCGTCGTCGCGGGCGACACGATCGCGGGCGAGGCGAGCCTCGGCACCCTGCGGTACCTGCTCGTGACCCCGGTGGGCCGGGTGCGCCTCCTGCTCGTGAAGTACGCGGGCGCCGCCCTGTTCTGCCTCGTCGGCACGCTCGTCGTGGTCGTGGTGGGGGCCATCGCGGGCGCCGCCCTCTTCCCGATCGGGCCGGTCACCTTGCTGTCGGGCCAGACGATCGGCCTGGGCGACTACGCGGGCCGCATGGTGCTGATGGCCCTCTACGTGACGATCTCGCTGCTGGGGCTGAGCGCGATCGGGCTCTTCGCCTCGACGCTCACCAGCGTGCCGGTGGGCGCCATGGCCGCGACGATCGTCCTCTCGACCGTGGCGCAGATCGTCGACGCGCTGCCGCAGCTCGACTTCCTCGACCCGTGGCTGTTCACCCACTACTGGCTGGGCTTCGCCGATCTCTTGCGTGATCCGATCTCGTGGAGCAACTTCGCGGACAACGCCCTGCTCCAGGCGGGATACATCGCCGTCTTCGGCGCGCTGGCGCTCGGCCGCTTCACCACGAAGGACGTCCTGAGCTGA
- a CDS encoding DUF2092 domain-containing protein yields the protein MDKAARTPSTRSRSARWIPALVVPAAVVAVGIVVPSMAANAEVVLPEKTPQQVLELAASSSGASFSGTVEQTSDLGLPDVSSFQGQGGSGGDATSDALELLTGSHTAKVFVDGTDKQRVQVVEDLAERDVVRDGDSVWTWDSESKEASHLTLPDASGAEVPTALPDGTAVPQTPAELASALLAAVEPTTTVTATDNVKVAGRTAYQVVLTPDDPATLVGSATLTVDSETGVPLKVVVAAKGQSDPAVSVGFTSVDFSAPSSDVFAFTPPAGADVTEVPAPTGDDARTHHADGQATEKTVLGSGWSTIVGLAPSAAAAGASAPTGDAADESSALLDQVLTPVDGGKVLQTSLVSVFVGDDGRVWAGAVDADALQAAVAAQ from the coding sequence ATGGACAAGGCAGCACGCACCCCCTCGACGCGATCGAGGTCCGCACGGTGGATCCCCGCCCTCGTGGTCCCGGCCGCCGTCGTGGCCGTCGGCATCGTCGTGCCGTCCATGGCCGCGAACGCCGAGGTGGTGCTGCCCGAGAAGACTCCCCAGCAGGTCCTCGAGCTGGCCGCGTCGAGCTCCGGCGCCTCCTTCTCGGGAACGGTCGAGCAGACGAGCGACCTGGGCCTGCCTGACGTGTCGAGCTTCCAGGGCCAGGGCGGCAGCGGCGGGGACGCTACGAGCGACGCCCTCGAGCTGCTGACCGGCAGCCACACCGCAAAGGTCTTCGTCGACGGCACGGACAAGCAGCGCGTCCAGGTCGTCGAGGACCTGGCCGAGCGCGACGTCGTGCGCGACGGCGACAGCGTCTGGACCTGGGACTCCGAGTCGAAGGAGGCGTCGCACCTGACGCTGCCGGACGCGAGCGGCGCCGAGGTCCCCACCGCCCTGCCCGACGGCACCGCCGTGCCGCAGACCCCGGCCGAGCTCGCCTCGGCCCTCCTCGCCGCCGTCGAGCCCACCACGACCGTCACCGCGACCGACAACGTGAAGGTCGCCGGCCGCACCGCGTACCAGGTGGTCCTCACGCCCGACGACCCGGCGACGCTCGTCGGCAGCGCGACGCTGACCGTCGACTCCGAGACGGGCGTTCCCCTCAAGGTCGTCGTCGCCGCGAAGGGGCAGTCCGACCCGGCCGTCTCGGTCGGCTTCACCTCCGTCGACTTCAGCGCCCCCTCCTCCGACGTCTTCGCCTTCACGCCGCCCGCGGGCGCAGACGTGACCGAGGTCCCCGCGCCCACGGGCGACGACGCTCGGACGCATCACGCCGACGGCCAGGCGACGGAGAAGACCGTGCTCGGCTCTGGCTGGAGCACGATCGTCGGCCTCGCCCCCTCCGCTGCCGCCGCAGGTGCCTCGGCACCGACCGGTGACGCCGCTGACGAAAGCTCGGCCCTGCTCGACCAGGTGCTCACCCCGGTCGACGGCGGCAAGGTGCTGCAGACCTCGCTCGTCTCCGTGTTCGTCGGCGACGACGGTCGCGTCTGGGCGGGCGCCGTCGACGCGGACGCCCTCCAGGCAGCCGTCGCCGCGCAGTGA
- a CDS encoding GntR family transcriptional regulator — translation MLSVVDAVRADIVQGVLQPGTRITEAALAERYGVSRVPVREALRGLEAEGFVESRPNVGSRVAEIPFDEADDLFAVREALEISTARRAAGRARARFSSGGDEGAGGAGGGGGGADADDDWRRVRRSLEQLLDEGDDAVARDDLDRLVDLNERFHIGIAELSRSSTLATLLRQLSRKIEWLYALDEFSRGKRLWPDHRVILAAIDAGDAERAAELMGRHVRESRVGYLGRTAPAEVVEQLRAAPVPAAGGAA, via the coding sequence GTGCTGAGCGTCGTCGACGCCGTGCGAGCGGACATCGTCCAGGGCGTGCTGCAGCCGGGCACGCGCATCACGGAGGCGGCGCTCGCCGAGCGCTACGGCGTCTCGCGGGTGCCGGTGCGCGAGGCGCTCCGCGGTCTCGAGGCCGAGGGCTTCGTCGAGTCCCGGCCGAACGTCGGGTCGCGCGTGGCCGAGATCCCGTTCGACGAGGCCGACGACCTGTTCGCCGTCCGTGAGGCGCTCGAGATCTCGACCGCGCGGCGTGCCGCGGGCCGGGCCAGGGCGCGCTTCAGCAGCGGGGGCGACGAGGGTGCCGGCGGTGCCGGCGGCGGAGGCGGCGGCGCAGACGCGGACGACGACTGGCGGCGCGTGCGGCGGTCGCTCGAGCAGCTGCTCGACGAGGGCGACGACGCCGTCGCCCGGGACGACCTCGACCGGCTGGTCGACCTGAACGAGCGGTTCCACATCGGCATCGCCGAGCTCAGCCGCAGCAGCACGCTCGCGACGCTGCTGCGGCAGCTGTCGCGCAAGATCGAGTGGCTCTACGCCCTCGACGAGTTCTCCCGCGGCAAGCGGCTCTGGCCCGACCACAGGGTCATCCTCGCCGCGATCGACGCGGGCGACGCCGAGCGGGCGGCCGAGCTGATGGGGCGGCACGTGCGGGAGTCGCGCGTCGGGTACCTGGGCCGGACGGCCCCGGCCGAGGTCGTCGAGCAGCTCCGTGCCGCGCCCGTGCCCGCCGCCGGCGGTGCCGCGTGA
- a CDS encoding FBP domain-containing protein, giving the protein MKPLTETDIRESFVNALPGDLDRLPIPGLHEMLWDDREFLGWRDPQAHQRGYIVHWMDDRPVGLVVRSSGSSLRPGIAAMCSLCHSPQPATQVRLFSAPKAGDAGANGDTVGTYICEDLACSLLIRVAPPHLNPPEQIERRASGLAERVQGFTATVMKAA; this is encoded by the coding sequence ATGAAGCCGCTGACCGAGACCGACATCCGTGAGTCGTTCGTGAACGCCCTGCCGGGCGACCTCGACCGGCTCCCCATCCCCGGACTGCACGAGATGCTCTGGGACGACCGCGAGTTCCTGGGCTGGCGCGACCCGCAGGCCCACCAGCGCGGCTACATCGTGCACTGGATGGACGACCGCCCGGTCGGGCTCGTCGTCCGGTCGTCCGGCTCGTCGCTGCGACCCGGCATCGCCGCCATGTGCTCGCTCTGCCACTCGCCTCAGCCAGCGACGCAGGTGCGCCTCTTCAGCGCGCCCAAGGCAGGCGACGCGGGTGCCAACGGCGACACGGTCGGCACCTACATCTGCGAGGACCTCGCCTGCTCGCTGCTGATCAGGGTCGCGCCTCCGCACCTGAACCCGCCCGAGCAGATCGAGCGGCGTGCCTCCGGCCTCGCCGAGCGTGTGCAGGGCTTCACCGCGACCGTGATGAAGGCCGCCTGA
- a CDS encoding ATP-binding cassette domain-containing protein: MLDDGLAVQTTGLGKTFGRQQAVSELDLAVPRGSVYGFLGPNGSGKTTTIRMLLGLTSATSGSIRVLGGAMPDRARDVLPRVGALVEGPAFYPFLSGRANLMRLDSGDRRAPGGTRKARVAAALDRVGLGHAADKKAHAYSLGMKQRLGIANALLMPRDLLVLDEPSNGLDPQGTREVRGLIRSLADDGTTVLVSSHLLAEVEQMCTHIGVMSAGRLLTQGTLDDLRSLGTHRVRLLTPDPDLARDVLVRLGLVPDESPSTGSAPAEGAHVEADLTIEGLAPEAIVAALVGADVRVRGFEVSGASLEDRFVDLTGEGFDVAG, translated from the coding sequence GTGCTGGACGACGGCCTCGCCGTCCAGACCACCGGCCTCGGCAAGACCTTCGGACGCCAGCAGGCAGTGTCCGAGCTCGACCTCGCGGTGCCACGGGGCAGCGTCTACGGCTTCCTCGGCCCGAACGGCTCCGGCAAGACGACGACGATCCGCATGCTGCTCGGCCTCACGAGCGCGACGAGCGGCTCGATCCGGGTGCTCGGCGGCGCGATGCCCGACCGGGCCCGCGACGTGCTGCCTCGCGTCGGCGCGCTGGTCGAGGGGCCGGCGTTCTACCCCTTCCTCTCCGGGCGCGCGAACCTGATGCGCCTCGACTCCGGCGACCGTCGGGCTCCCGGCGGCACCCGGAAGGCCCGCGTCGCGGCTGCGCTCGACAGGGTCGGCCTCGGGCACGCCGCCGACAAGAAGGCCCACGCCTACTCCCTCGGCATGAAGCAGCGCCTCGGCATCGCCAACGCCCTGCTGATGCCGCGCGACCTGCTCGTGCTGGACGAGCCGAGCAACGGCCTCGACCCGCAGGGCACGAGGGAGGTGCGGGGCCTGATCCGCTCGCTCGCCGACGACGGGACGACCGTGCTGGTGTCGAGCCACCTGCTGGCCGAGGTCGAGCAGATGTGCACCCACATCGGCGTGATGAGCGCGGGGCGACTGCTCACGCAGGGCACGCTCGACGACCTCCGGTCGCTCGGCACGCACCGGGTGCGGCTGCTCACTCCCGATCCCGACCTCGCCCGCGACGTGCTCGTCCGGCTGGGGCTCGTGCCCGACGAGTCGCCCTCGACCGGCTCCGCCCCGGCGGAGGGGGCGCACGTCGAGGCCGACCTGACGATCGAGGGCCTCGCGCCAGAGGCGATCGTCGCGGCGCTCGTCGGCGCCGACGTCCGGGTCCGTGGTTTCGAGGTGTCGGGCGCGAGCCTCGAGGACCGCTTCGTCGACCTGACCGGGGAGGGCTTCGATGTCGCCGGCTGA
- a CDS encoding acetamidase/formamidase family protein — translation MTRHRLDPSTETTNDVYSRDHAPVLTVDPGDELVVGSLDASGHLERQRTPGEVRPRLFPEARGHALTGPVAVRGARPGQMLGVTFVDLRPGEWGWTVAGGRETPVTTRLGLADVPPAWLLWEIDADAGVATESRGLTVPTAPFLGVTGVAPAEPGEHSTTPPRTTAGGNVDCRELVAGSTLWLPVQVDDALLYLGDGHAAQGDGEVGGTAIECPMTTEVRIDLVDERPLSSVHAETPAGRITFGFDADLDVATGDALDAMVTWLAALLSVDRATALAFASAVVDLRVTQVANQTWGVHALLPTGALGL, via the coding sequence GTGACACGGCACCGGCTCGACCCGAGCACGGAGACGACGAACGACGTCTACTCCCGCGACCACGCTCCCGTGCTCACCGTCGACCCCGGCGACGAGCTCGTCGTCGGCTCCCTCGACGCCTCAGGGCACCTCGAGCGCCAGCGGACGCCCGGCGAGGTGCGGCCTCGTCTGTTCCCCGAGGCGCGGGGCCACGCGCTCACCGGCCCCGTCGCGGTCCGGGGCGCGCGCCCCGGCCAGATGCTCGGCGTCACCTTCGTCGACCTGCGGCCGGGGGAGTGGGGCTGGACGGTCGCAGGCGGCCGCGAGACGCCGGTCACGACGCGGCTCGGCCTGGCCGACGTCCCGCCCGCCTGGCTGCTCTGGGAGATCGACGCCGATGCCGGCGTCGCCACCGAGAGTCGGGGGCTCACCGTGCCGACCGCGCCGTTCCTCGGCGTGACGGGCGTGGCGCCGGCCGAGCCGGGCGAGCACTCCACGACGCCGCCGCGCACGACGGCGGGCGGCAACGTCGACTGCCGCGAGCTCGTGGCCGGGTCGACCCTGTGGCTGCCGGTGCAGGTCGACGACGCGCTCCTGTACCTCGGCGACGGCCACGCGGCCCAGGGCGACGGCGAGGTCGGCGGCACGGCGATCGAGTGCCCGATGACGACGGAGGTGCGGATCGACCTGGTCGACGAGCGCCCGCTCTCGAGCGTGCACGCCGAGACCCCCGCGGGGCGGATCACGTTCGGCTTCGACGCCGACCTCGACGTGGCGACGGGCGACGCCCTCGACGCGATGGTCACGTGGCTCGCGGCCCTGCTCTCCGTCGACAGAGCGACCGCCCTCGCCTTCGCGAGCGCGGTCGTCGACCTGCGCGTCACCCAGGTGGCGAACCAGACCTGGGGCGTGCACGCGCTGCTGCCGACGGGCGCGCTCGGCCTCTGA
- a CDS encoding ABC transporter ATP-binding protein, with protein MTTGAETQGTSPTTNAADAPLLAVRGLRVAFGDRDVVHGVDLDVARGERVAIVGQSGSGKSTVVAAVLQLLPGAGHVTGGTVHLGGDELTGAGEARMRSVRGARIGLVPQDPSTNLNPSMTVGAQIADALRAGGARGRSAVGRRVVELMTEAGIPEAERRAGQYPHEFSGGMRQRVLIAVALARDPELLIADEPTSALDVTVQRQILDHLQTLVDAHGTSLLFITHDLGVAADRTDRIVVMLDGRVVEQGTPRQILLDPQHEYTKRLVAAAPTVAAAAALRAEEPVGDGQQGAEEARADPILVVTDLVKEYRLRGRRGETVRAVDGISFEVPRGTTTAVVGESGSGKTTLSRIVLGIEPATSGTALIDGEGITASRGAARRALRRRVQPVFQDPYGSLDPTYSVERLIDEPLRIFGVGDRAGRRARVAELLDQVALPRSVAQSRPNELSGGQRQRVAIARALALEPELLICDEAVSALDVLVQEQILELLAELQGRLGLSYLFITHDLAVVRQIAHSVVVMRRGRIVERGSVDDVFLAPTDEYTHHLLGAIPGASLAV; from the coding sequence ATGACGACCGGTGCGGAGACGCAGGGCACGAGCCCGACGACGAACGCGGCCGACGCCCCCCTGCTCGCCGTCCGCGGCCTGCGGGTCGCGTTCGGCGACCGTGACGTCGTGCACGGCGTCGACCTGGACGTCGCCCGCGGCGAGCGGGTCGCGATCGTCGGCCAGTCCGGCTCGGGCAAGTCGACCGTCGTCGCCGCGGTGCTGCAGCTGCTGCCGGGTGCCGGGCACGTCACCGGCGGCACCGTCCACCTCGGCGGCGACGAGCTGACCGGTGCCGGCGAGGCGCGGATGCGCTCCGTGCGCGGCGCCCGCATCGGCCTCGTGCCGCAGGACCCGTCGACGAACCTCAACCCCTCGATGACCGTCGGGGCGCAGATCGCCGACGCCCTGCGTGCGGGCGGCGCGCGCGGCCGTTCCGCCGTCGGCCGACGCGTCGTCGAGCTGATGACCGAGGCAGGCATCCCCGAGGCCGAGCGACGGGCGGGCCAGTACCCGCACGAGTTCTCGGGCGGCATGCGCCAGCGCGTCCTGATCGCCGTGGCCCTCGCCCGCGACCCCGAGCTGCTCATCGCCGACGAGCCGACCAGCGCGCTCGACGTGACGGTGCAGCGCCAGATCCTCGACCACCTGCAGACGCTCGTCGACGCGCACGGCACCTCCCTGCTCTTCATCACGCACGACCTCGGCGTCGCGGCCGACCGGACCGACCGGATCGTCGTCATGCTCGACGGCCGCGTCGTCGAGCAGGGCACGCCGCGGCAGATCCTGCTCGACCCGCAGCACGAGTACACGAAGCGCCTCGTGGCGGCTGCGCCGACCGTGGCCGCCGCCGCGGCGCTCCGGGCCGAGGAGCCCGTCGGCGACGGGCAGCAGGGGGCCGAGGAGGCGCGGGCCGACCCGATCCTGGTCGTGACGGACCTCGTGAAGGAGTACCGCCTCCGGGGCCGTCGGGGCGAGACCGTCCGGGCCGTGGACGGCATCTCGTTCGAGGTGCCCCGCGGCACGACCACCGCGGTCGTCGGCGAGTCGGGCTCCGGAAAGACGACTCTGTCGCGCATCGTGCTGGGGATCGAGCCGGCCACGTCAGGCACGGCGCTGATCGACGGCGAGGGCATCACCGCCAGCCGGGGCGCCGCCCGTCGCGCCCTGCGGCGCCGCGTGCAGCCCGTGTTCCAGGACCCGTACGGCTCGCTCGACCCCACCTACAGCGTCGAGCGGCTGATCGACGAGCCGCTGCGGATCTTCGGGGTCGGCGACCGCGCAGGCCGTCGCGCCCGCGTCGCGGAGCTACTCGACCAGGTGGCCCTGCCGCGCTCGGTCGCGCAGAGCCGGCCGAACGAGCTGTCGGGCGGCCAGCGCCAGCGCGTCGCCATCGCCAGGGCGCTCGCTCTCGAGCCAGAGCTGCTGATCTGCGACGAGGCCGTCTCGGCCCTCGACGTGCTCGTGCAGGAGCAGATCCTCGAGCTGCTGGCGGAGCTGCAGGGCCGGCTCGGCCTCAGCTACCTGTTCATCACGCACGACCTCGCCGTGGTGCGCCAGATCGCCCATAGTGTGGTGGTGATGCGACGCGGTCGCATCGTCGAGCGGGGCAGCGTCGACGACGTGTTCCTCGCCCCGACGGACGAGTACACCCACCACCTCCTAGGAGCGATCCCCGGTGCCAGCCTCGCTGTCTGA